From one Pseudomonadota bacterium genomic stretch:
- a CDS encoding iron ABC transporter permease, with product MTQRLLIGLLGLAVLLVSLSVAVSVGAVGVQIDTVWSVIANRLSPGLVEQTWSQGREAIVWEIRFPRALLAMLVGAGLAVVGASLQAVTRNPLADPHLLGISSGGAFGAIFALLHAGLFLGLLTVPLLAFVGALAATLVVLGVSRLANAASADRLVLAGVAVSFIIMACANGLIFLGDPRATHTVVFWMLGGLGLAQWDHLIYPLVILTVCAAWLMSQAASLNAMTIGDETAATLGIRVSRFRLAVFVVGAMITGVMVAFSGIIGFVGLMVPHVARLLVGGSYTRVLPVSALMGSVFLLWADIIARTVMAPEDMPIGIVTGLIGGVFFVWLLARRNARH from the coding sequence GTGACCCAGCGTCTGCTGATTGGACTCCTTGGGTTGGCCGTGTTGTTGGTGTCGCTCTCTGTTGCGGTGTCCGTCGGCGCGGTGGGCGTGCAGATAGACACGGTCTGGAGCGTTATCGCAAACCGGCTCTCCCCCGGCCTTGTTGAACAGACGTGGAGCCAAGGCCGAGAAGCCATTGTGTGGGAGATTCGGTTCCCGCGTGCCCTGTTGGCCATGTTGGTCGGGGCCGGGTTGGCGGTGGTGGGCGCAAGCCTGCAAGCCGTCACCCGCAACCCCCTTGCGGATCCGCACCTGCTCGGAATTTCCTCTGGCGGTGCGTTCGGTGCCATATTTGCGCTTTTGCACGCCGGGTTGTTCCTTGGTTTGTTGACGGTCCCGTTGTTGGCCTTCGTCGGGGCCCTGGCCGCGACACTCGTGGTTCTGGGGGTCTCCCGGCTCGCCAACGCGGCGAGTGCGGACCGACTGGTGCTCGCCGGTGTTGCGGTGTCGTTCATCATCATGGCGTGCGCAAACGGGCTGATTTTCCTCGGGGATCCACGGGCCACGCACACGGTGGTGTTCTGGATGCTTGGCGGTCTCGGCTTGGCGCAATGGGACCACCTGATCTACCCGCTGGTCATACTCACGGTTTGCGCTGCCTGGCTGATGAGCCAGGCAGCGTCGTTGAACGCCATGACAATCGGTGATGAAACAGCCGCAACCCTCGGCATTCGTGTTTCCCGATTCCGGCTTGCCGTGTTCGTGGTCGGCGCGATGATTACCGGCGTCATGGTTGCGTTTTCCGGCATCATTGGCTTTGTTGGTCTGATGGTGCCACACGTGGCACGCCTGCTGGTTGGCGGAAGCTACACACGGGTGTTGCCGGTGTCGGCGTTGATGGGTTCTGTATTTCTACTCTGGGCCGATATCATCGCGCGAACGGTCATGGCGCCTGAGGACATGCCGATCGGCATTGTGACGGGTTTGATCGGGGGCGTGTTCTTTGTCTGGTTGCTCGCGCGTCGAAATGCCAGACATTGA
- the zigA gene encoding zinc metallochaperone GTPase ZigA: MTVPTDVNPPQSRLPVTVLSGFLGAGKTTLLNQVLNNREGRRVAVIVNDMSEVNIDAQLIDRSGAELSRTEEKLVEMTNGCICCTLRDDLLAEVSRLAKEDRFDYLLIESTGISEPIPVAQTFTFEDEEGVSLSHVSRLDTMLTVVDTAHFLKDYKEADALQARGESLGEEDQRTVTHLLIEQIEFADVIVLNKIDLIDDDTAREVEAIVRALNPGARLLTSTRGNVPLDAVLDTGLFDYDKAASSAGWVRELAGEHTPETEEYGISSFTYRTPQPFDAMKLWDFLYEEDNWRGVLRSKGFFWVAADHRVAYEWAQAGGVSDATPVGMWWAAISRAHWGHPEGQRPDERPEWHERFGDRLQQIVFIGQNLDEPTLRQRLDKCLLDDETASRNSATWKDMRNPFPALRMASESA; this comes from the coding sequence ATGACTGTACCAACTGATGTCAATCCCCCCCAGTCGCGGCTGCCCGTAACGGTGCTGTCTGGTTTCCTTGGGGCCGGAAAAACCACGCTTCTCAACCAGGTGCTCAACAACCGAGAAGGGCGTCGCGTGGCGGTGATTGTCAACGACATGAGCGAAGTCAACATTGATGCGCAGCTTATCGACCGCAGCGGCGCGGAGCTGTCGCGCACCGAAGAAAAACTCGTTGAGATGACCAACGGCTGCATCTGCTGCACGCTGCGTGACGACCTGTTGGCCGAAGTCTCTCGGCTCGCGAAAGAAGACCGCTTCGACTACCTGCTGATCGAGTCGACCGGCATTTCCGAGCCGATTCCGGTCGCGCAAACCTTCACCTTCGAGGACGAGGAGGGGGTCAGCCTGAGCCATGTCTCACGACTGGACACCATGCTCACCGTGGTCGATACCGCCCATTTTTTGAAAGACTACAAAGAAGCAGACGCGTTGCAAGCGCGCGGTGAGTCTCTTGGCGAAGAAGACCAGCGCACCGTCACACACTTGCTGATTGAACAGATCGAGTTCGCTGACGTGATCGTGCTGAACAAAATTGACCTGATCGACGACGACACCGCGCGTGAAGTCGAAGCCATTGTTCGCGCTTTGAACCCCGGAGCGAGGTTGCTGACGTCGACGCGCGGGAATGTCCCGCTCGACGCGGTGTTGGACACCGGCTTGTTCGATTACGACAAGGCGGCCAGTTCGGCTGGTTGGGTCCGTGAGTTAGCAGGCGAGCACACGCCTGAAACTGAGGAATACGGCATATCGAGTTTCACCTACCGAACGCCGCAACCGTTTGACGCGATGAAACTGTGGGATTTTTTGTACGAAGAAGATAACTGGCGGGGCGTGTTGCGCTCCAAAGGCTTCTTCTGGGTTGCCGCGGACCACCGGGTTGCCTACGAGTGGGCCCAAGCGGGTGGCGTCAGCGATGCCACCCCCGTTGGCATGTGGTGGGCTGCAATCTCGCGCGCGCACTGGGGTCACCCCGAAGGGCAGCGCCCGGACGAGCGCCCTGAATGGCACGAGCGTTTCGGCGACCGCTTGCAGCAGATCGTCTTCATTGGCCAGAACCTCGACGAACCGACACTCAGACAGAGGCTCGACAAATGCCTGCTCGATGACGAGACCGCGTCGCGCAACAGCGCGACCTGGAAGGACATGCGGAACCCGTTCCCAGCACTGCGCATGGCGAGCGAATCTGCCTAG
- a CDS encoding ABC transporter substrate-binding protein translates to MKPLALATLSLVIGASLSVHSPSVLSESTVQSCNRTVSFDTPPTRAISNDVNLTEMMLVLGLADQMVGYTGISGWKTLDEDMRDGVEALPELSAKYPSKEVLVGADADFFFAGWNYGMKVGGDVTPETLAPFGIKVYELTESCTHIMEKGKASIDDMYADLLNLGTIFGVEDTASALVDGYKADLTAFTDTLETGDPLRVFVYDSGEDAPFTAGRYAMPTALIEAAGGQNIMDDFEKSWATVTWEEVVERNPEVVVIVNYGNVTAEQKREYMMSNPAFAELDAVKNDRFVTLEYVEATPGPRNIQAIKTLAGAFWAE, encoded by the coding sequence ATGAAACCACTCGCTCTCGCAACCCTGTCACTTGTTATCGGCGCGAGCCTCAGTGTGCACTCGCCTTCAGTGCTTTCGGAATCGACAGTGCAGAGTTGCAATCGCACTGTCAGTTTCGACACGCCACCGACACGTGCCATTTCCAACGACGTCAACCTGACTGAAATGATGTTGGTCCTCGGACTGGCAGACCAGATGGTGGGGTACACCGGCATTTCCGGCTGGAAAACCCTGGACGAGGACATGCGTGACGGCGTCGAAGCGCTGCCCGAGTTGTCTGCGAAGTACCCGTCAAAGGAAGTGCTTGTCGGCGCTGATGCGGATTTCTTTTTTGCGGGCTGGAACTACGGCATGAAAGTGGGCGGCGATGTGACGCCTGAAACCCTGGCGCCCTTCGGTATCAAGGTGTACGAACTCACCGAGAGCTGCACCCATATCATGGAGAAAGGCAAAGCCAGCATCGACGACATGTACGCGGATTTGCTCAACCTCGGCACGATCTTCGGTGTCGAGGACACGGCGTCTGCGTTGGTTGACGGTTATAAAGCCGATTTGACGGCGTTCACGGACACCCTTGAAACCGGTGACCCGCTTCGCGTGTTCGTCTACGACAGTGGGGAAGACGCGCCGTTCACCGCCGGGCGGTACGCGATGCCGACAGCCCTCATTGAAGCGGCAGGCGGTCAGAACATCATGGACGATTTTGAAAAGAGCTGGGCGACGGTGACCTGGGAAGAAGTGGTTGAGCGCAACCCGGAAGTGGTGGTCATCGTCAACTACGGCAACGTGACGGCCGAGCAGAAGCGCGAATACATGATGTCAAACCCGGCCTTCGCCGAGCTCGACGCGGTCAAGAACGACCGCTTCGTGACGCTGGAGTACGTCGAAGCCACGCCGGGGCCGCGGAACATCCAGGCGATCAAGACCTTGGCAGGCGCGTTCTGGGCCGAGTAG
- a CDS encoding ABC transporter ATP-binding protein, whose translation MLQPVSFELAPGRVLGVVGPNGAGKSTLLRLLYRFLVPSSGTVKLDGVDVWSLSARDVARSVAAVLQEQPTDFALTVREIVALGRTPHRHGFGSAGGAHDAQVVDAALDRMSLYGFSERRFGTLSGGERQRVMVARALAQEPRLLVLDEPTNHLDIRHQLEVLALIKGLPLTIVTSLHDLNMAASTCDDVLLLQAGRALGFGPPDTVFSEQTVSEAFQGLARREQLTPSNTAHLSFHLAQKGHSQ comes from the coding sequence GTGTTGCAGCCGGTCAGTTTCGAGCTCGCACCCGGGCGGGTGCTCGGCGTTGTCGGCCCCAATGGGGCTGGAAAGTCGACGTTGCTGCGGTTGTTGTACCGGTTTCTTGTGCCGAGTTCCGGGACCGTGAAGCTCGACGGTGTGGACGTGTGGTCCCTGTCTGCACGTGACGTGGCCCGCAGCGTCGCGGCCGTGCTGCAAGAGCAACCCACCGATTTTGCCTTGACCGTGCGCGAGATCGTCGCGCTTGGGCGGACGCCTCACAGGCACGGCTTCGGCAGTGCAGGTGGCGCACACGATGCGCAGGTGGTCGACGCTGCATTGGACCGGATGAGCCTGTACGGCTTTTCTGAGCGCAGATTTGGCACGTTGTCGGGCGGTGAACGGCAGCGTGTGATGGTTGCCCGTGCGCTTGCACAAGAGCCCCGGCTGCTGGTCCTCGACGAACCCACGAATCACCTCGATATCCGGCACCAGCTCGAGGTGCTGGCGCTGATCAAGGGGCTGCCTCTGACCATCGTGACCTCGCTGCACGATCTCAACATGGCCGCGTCGACCTGTGACGACGTTCTGCTCTTGCAAGCCGGCCGCGCGTTGGGGTTTGGACCACCGGACACCGTGTTCTCGGAACAGACGGTGTCTGAAGCCTTTCAGGGGCTCGCACGACGCGAACAGCTGACACCCAGTAACACGGCACACCTTTCGTTTCATCTTGCTCAAAAAGGACACTCCCAATGA